Proteins encoded within one genomic window of Companilactobacillus zhachilii:
- a CDS encoding carbohydrate ABC transporter permease codes for MFKRKLNLWHLLLIVVALGAILPILFMISNSFKTLRDSYGTMLNLIPVHPTFENYQMLNQQVNLLGLTWNTFLMATMVTVGKLFTGLLTAYAFRSYQFKGKMLIYLIFVSTIFVPFTIVMIPNYLVIAKLNLLNNIIGVALPQLCDATGIMIFLKTMEKIPNSLIDAAKIDSIPNRKIFFNIVIPILKPSIVSVGAIFFINSWNEYVWPTLILKDKASFTLPLALQNYISSEGGTNFPLAMALSTIMVILPLVIYLIFQKYILNSISNSGLK; via the coding sequence ATGTTTAAACGAAAGCTTAATCTTTGGCATTTATTGTTAATTGTTGTTGCTTTGGGAGCCATTTTGCCAATCCTTTTCATGATATCTAATTCATTTAAGACACTTCGTGACTCATACGGGACGATGCTGAATTTGATACCAGTACATCCAACGTTTGAAAACTACCAAATGTTAAACCAACAAGTTAATTTACTTGGCTTAACTTGGAATACTTTTTTGATGGCAACAATGGTAACAGTTGGAAAATTATTTACGGGTTTGCTAACGGCCTATGCTTTTAGAAGTTATCAGTTTAAGGGGAAAATGCTGATTTATTTGATTTTTGTTTCAACGATCTTTGTCCCTTTTACAATAGTGATGATTCCCAATTATTTAGTTATTGCGAAATTGAACTTGCTCAACAATATTATTGGAGTTGCTTTGCCACAATTATGTGATGCTACCGGGATTATGATTTTTCTAAAGACAATGGAAAAGATTCCCAATAGTTTAATTGATGCTGCCAAAATTGATAGTATTCCCAATCGCAAGATCTTTTTCAATATTGTTATACCAATTTTGAAACCAAGTATCGTCAGTGTTGGCGCAATCTTCTTTATTAATTCTTGGAATGAGTATGTCTGGCCAACCTTGATTTTGAAGGATAAAGCAAGTTTCACTTTGCCTTTAGCATTACAAAATTACATTTCCAGTGAAGGTGGGACCAACTTTCCACTTGCAATGGCCTTGTCGACTATTATGGTGATTTTGCCATTGGTCATTTATCTGATTTTCCAAAAATATATTCTGAATAGTATTAGTAATAGCGGTTTAAAGTAG
- a CDS encoding sugar ABC transporter permease yields MSFFDWNLIAPTKEFVGLRNYLEVFTDPVNQKVIVNTLIYIFFLIVLNFVVPYFISLVVKFFIKRMQGAYKVLFFIPSLFSLVVGAMVFTWILNPVSGPIAYLLKNIGISMPNWSNSGILAITVICFITNWKVFGYNFILLLTGLGSIPKNIIDAAKVDGIPKWRLIWNVILPMNRGIAIYVLILTIVQGLQYVFTPINVITTGGPYYGSSNMIYQTYLNAFVLYKTGTSSALAIVTFVIFLVLLFIEIRFVERRGRDYV; encoded by the coding sequence TTGAGTTTTTTTGATTGGAACTTGATTGCACCAACAAAGGAATTTGTGGGCCTAAGAAATTATCTTGAAGTATTCACGGATCCAGTGAATCAAAAGGTGATTGTTAATACTTTGATCTACATCTTCTTCTTGATTGTGTTGAACTTTGTGGTGCCATACTTTATTTCATTAGTTGTGAAGTTCTTTATTAAAAGAATGCAGGGAGCGTATAAAGTGCTCTTTTTCATCCCCAGTCTCTTTTCATTAGTCGTAGGTGCAATGGTATTTACGTGGATTTTAAATCCCGTTTCAGGACCAATTGCTTATCTTTTGAAAAATATTGGGATATCAATGCCAAATTGGTCCAACTCGGGTATTTTAGCTATCACTGTCATTTGTTTCATTACGAATTGGAAAGTCTTTGGCTACAATTTTATTTTGTTACTGACAGGTCTGGGTTCCATTCCAAAGAATATTATTGATGCTGCTAAAGTTGACGGAATTCCTAAATGGCGATTGATTTGGAACGTTATTTTACCAATGAACCGTGGAATTGCTATTTATGTATTAATTCTAACCATCGTTCAAGGATTGCAGTATGTCTTTACGCCAATTAACGTCATTACTACTGGTGGGCCATATTATGGTTCCTCAAATATGATTTATCAAACATACTTGAATGCCTTTGTCTTGTATAAAACCGGAACATCTTCCGCCTTAGCAATCGTAACTTTTGTTATTTTCTTAGTGTTACTGTTCATTGAAATTAGATTTGTTGAAAGAAGGGGGCGAGATTATGTTTAA
- a CDS encoding ABC transporter substrate-binding protein: MKVTAKYNPDMYKGLMQNLQSAQASGKVPDITQVGWAYDNYFASNFKYMTPTDAAKKFDGNNKFIDANFTKRTLSFAKDSKGKLVGLPYSLSTPVLFINKDILSKYDIKEDSLATWEGIKEASKKIHDQSGKYGLYIQEPADTWAQQAIMLSNGADIQKDGKAAFASANGVAAYKYYQEMVTDKLALHTPWAQGMDSFVKGDVAMAFTTIAQASHIKKSASFNAAAIEAPHFKGHKTVVPVGGSMLAITAQDSEQQKAAWEFEKWMYKAEAAVTWSKGTGYLPPTKVALESSSFKDYVKENPMLEPAVKTLDNAVPWTSFPKKGLQAEQAMIDARDKILSGSDVKSTLDTAQDKINAQQK; this comes from the coding sequence ATTAAGGTAACTGCTAAATATAATCCTGATATGTATAAAGGATTGATGCAAAATTTACAATCAGCTCAAGCTTCAGGGAAAGTTCCTGATATTACACAAGTTGGTTGGGCATATGATAACTACTTTGCAAGTAACTTTAAGTATATGACACCAACAGATGCTGCCAAGAAATTTGATGGTAATAATAAGTTTATCGATGCTAACTTTACAAAGAGAACTTTGTCATTTGCTAAAGACAGTAAGGGTAAGTTAGTTGGTTTGCCTTACTCATTAAGTACACCAGTGTTATTTATTAATAAAGATATTCTAAGTAAATATGATATCAAAGAAGATTCCCTAGCAACTTGGGAAGGTATTAAAGAAGCTTCTAAGAAGATTCATGATCAATCTGGTAAATACGGACTATATATCCAAGAGCCAGCTGATACTTGGGCTCAACAAGCAATTATGTTAAGTAATGGTGCTGACATTCAAAAGGATGGAAAAGCCGCCTTTGCTAGTGCCAATGGAGTTGCAGCCTATAAATATTATCAAGAGATGGTTACCGATAAATTGGCATTACACACACCTTGGGCACAAGGAATGGATTCATTTGTTAAAGGTGATGTAGCTATGGCATTTACAACTATTGCCCAAGCATCACATATTAAGAAGAGTGCTAGCTTTAATGCAGCAGCTATTGAAGCACCTCATTTCAAGGGTCACAAGACAGTTGTCCCAGTTGGTGGATCAATGTTAGCAATCACCGCACAAGATTCAGAACAACAAAAGGCCGCTTGGGAATTTGAAAAGTGGATGTATAAAGCTGAAGCTGCCGTAACTTGGAGTAAAGGTACAGGTTATTTACCTCCAACTAAAGTCGCTCTAGAATCATCAAGTTTCAAAGATTACGTTAAAGAAAATCCAATGCTTGAACCAGCAGTCAAGACTTTGGATAACGCTGTTCCATGGACATCTTTCCCTAAGAAGGGCTTGCAAGCTGAACAAGCTATGATTGATGCAAGAGATAAAATTTTATCCGGTAGTGATGTCAAATCTACATTGGATACAGCTCAGGATAAAATCAATGCACAACAAAAATAA
- the nhaC gene encoding Na+/H+ antiporter NhaC translates to MKKKNRLTFWESLIIMLVMFGMLGTMMIAWKMTPQIPILLTFTLLLFYGRFRGFSWKELQDGIAEGIKPGIIPMIIFIMIGVLVSAWSMSGVIPTIMVYGLELLNVRFFLFTVFISCCLVGVIVGSSFTTISTLGIVFMGIGHVMGINVALTAGSIVSGALFGNNMSPLSGTTNLSTGIAGVDNVFDHIRTIAHTAVPSAIVTAIIFLVVGHSTANPDMSSVHHIISALNANFFISPLMLIPIAVLIFCAIVQVPAIPTLLAGSITAIIMHIFIDHPTVKAVSDQIMNGFQLHSADKKINAIVSGGGITSMLGSISLILVALTLGGVLLKLGVVDNLIGKLNSQVNTPGKLILTSMISAIGVNFLVGEQYISIILPGATFKKNFEKQKLQPEYLSRVLASGGADINALVPWGVTGIFISGVLGVSPVVFISCAFYVWMNPLLTVIFAFVFGKNYGKAKSPKTTMVREVSEQLN, encoded by the coding sequence ATGAAAAAGAAAAATCGTTTAACTTTTTGGGAAAGTTTAATTATTATGTTAGTCATGTTTGGCATGCTAGGTACGATGATGATTGCTTGGAAGATGACTCCACAAATCCCGATTTTATTAACTTTTACATTATTATTATTTTATGGCCGCTTTAGAGGTTTCTCTTGGAAAGAGTTGCAAGATGGTATCGCTGAGGGAATTAAACCAGGTATCATCCCAATGATTATTTTTATTATGATTGGTGTATTAGTTTCTGCCTGGTCGATGTCAGGTGTTATCCCGACGATTATGGTCTATGGTTTGGAATTATTGAACGTTCGTTTCTTTCTGTTTACCGTTTTTATTAGTTGTTGTTTAGTTGGTGTAATCGTAGGTAGTTCTTTTACAACGATTAGTACCTTGGGTATCGTCTTTATGGGTATTGGTCATGTTATGGGCATCAACGTTGCTTTGACGGCGGGTTCGATTGTGTCTGGTGCATTATTTGGCAACAATATGTCACCACTTTCAGGAACAACTAATTTATCAACTGGAATTGCGGGCGTCGATAATGTTTTTGATCATATCAGAACGATAGCTCATACAGCAGTACCATCAGCAATCGTAACAGCAATTATTTTCTTAGTTGTCGGACATTCGACGGCCAATCCAGATATGAGTTCAGTTCATCACATCATTAGTGCTTTGAATGCTAATTTCTTTATCTCACCACTAATGTTAATTCCAATTGCCGTTTTAATTTTTTGTGCAATTGTCCAAGTGCCTGCAATTCCAACGTTACTAGCAGGTTCAATTACAGCTATTATTATGCATATTTTTATAGATCATCCCACAGTTAAGGCAGTTAGTGATCAAATCATGAATGGATTTCAATTACACTCTGCTGATAAGAAAATCAATGCGATTGTTAGTGGCGGCGGTATTACTAGTATGTTAGGTAGTATCTCTTTGATTTTAGTTGCTTTAACCCTAGGAGGAGTTTTGTTGAAACTAGGCGTGGTGGATAATTTGATTGGCAAGTTGAATAGTCAAGTTAATACACCTGGAAAGTTAATTTTAACTTCTATGATCAGTGCCATTGGTGTCAACTTCTTAGTCGGTGAACAGTACATTTCTATCATTCTTCCTGGAGCAACCTTTAAGAAGAATTTTGAGAAACAAAAACTTCAACCAGAGTATTTGTCACGAGTCCTTGCCAGTGGCGGGGCAGATATTAATGCGTTAGTACCTTGGGGTGTGACTGGAATTTTCATCTCCGGCGTTTTGGGTGTCAGTCCAGTGGTCTTCATCTCATGTGCATTTTATGTTTGGATGAATCCTTTATTGACAGTGATTTTTGCCTTTGTTTTTGGGAAAAATTACGGAAAAGCTAAATCTCCTAAAACAACGATGGTTCGAGAAGTTTCAGAACAATTGAATTAA